Within Bacillota bacterium, the genomic segment CGCATCGAGGAGGGGGTGGCCATCGCCTTCGGCGTCACCCTCGACCTCTTCCTGCCCCAACGGATCCGCATCGGAGCGAACTCCCTGATCGGGTACAACACGACGATCCTCTGCCACGAGTTCCTGGTGGACGAGATCCGCCTGGGCGACGTGGACATCGGGCGCAACGTCATGATCGGCGCCAACTGTACGATTCTCCCCGGAGTCCGCATCGGCGACGGCGCCGTGGTGGCGGCGGGCTCGCTGGTCAACCGCGACGTGCCGCCGGGCGAGCGCTGGGGCGGCGTCCCGGCGCGGCCGCTGGGCGGTGCCGGGCGGGTATGAGCGCCGGGCGGGAGCGCCAGACTGTGCCATGTCCGGGGCGATCTGCAAGCGGAGGGGCGGGGGAGGCGTCAGCCTTGCTGCCCGCCCCGTGCGAAGACGGGTGACACGGGGCCGGTACGGGCCATAGTCTGGGCACGGCGAGAGCCGGTGGCAGGGGGCAGCCCCGGACGGGGGAGATGGTGGCATTGCATCGGGTTCACTTCCTGGGAGCGGGCGGCTACGGGATGAGCGCCCTGGCGGAGGTCCTCCTCGCCCGCGGTTTCGAGGTCTCGGGCTGCGACCTGCGACCCAACGCCAAGACGGAGCGGCTGGTGGCCCGCGGGATGCGCTTCGAGGCGCGCCACGACCCGGCGCACCTGGAGGGGGTGTCGGCGCTGGTCTACACCTCCGACGTGCCGCCCGACAATCCGGAGCTGGCGGCGGCGCGCCAGCGGCGCATCGCGATCCTCCACCGGAGCGAGCTGCTGGCCTGGGTGCTGCACGAGCGGCGGGGCATCGCCGTCACCGGCAGCCACGGCAAGACCACCACCAGCTCCATGATCGGCCTCATCCTGGAGCGGGCGGGGCTGGACCCGACGCTGGTCATCGGGGGCGAGCCCAGCTACCTGGGCACCTGCGGCAAGCAGGGCGGCGGCGCCTTCTGCGTCGCCGAGGCCTGCGAGAGCGACGCTTCCTTTCTCCGCTATCATCCCGAGATCGCGGTGGTCACCAACGTCGAACCGGAGCACCTGGACCACTACGGCTACGATTTCCGCCGGCTCCTGGAGGCCTTCGGGCGCTTCCTCGGCAACGTCCCGCCGGGCGGCGCGGCGGTGGTCAACGCCGACGACGCGGGGCTGATGGCCCAGACGGAGGGGCTGCTCTGCCGCCTGGTCACCTACGGGCTGGAGAGCCCCGAGGCCGAGTGGAGCGCGGCCGACATCGAGCTGGGACCCGAGCGGACGCGCTTCACGCTCCTGCGCCGCGGGAGCCCGCTGGCCGAGGTGGAGCTGCGCGTGCCCGGGCGCCACAACGTGGCCAACGCGCTGGCGGCGGTGGCGGCGGCGGAGGCTGCCGGCGTCGATCCGCGCCTGGCCGCCGAGGTGCTGGGCGAGTACGCCGGCGCCCACCGGCGCTTCGAGATCCTGGGCGTCAGCGACGGGGTGACGGTGGTCGACGACTACGCCCACCACCCCACCGAGATCCGCGCCACGCTGCGCGCGGCGCGCCAGCGGACGCGCGGCCGCGTGCTGGCCGCCTTCCAGCCGCAGCGCTACACGCGCACGCAGCTGCTCCTGGACGAGTTCTCCACCGCCTTCCAGGAAGCGGACGAGGTGCTCCTGGCGGACATCTACTCGCCCCCCGGCGAGCGCGCCATCCCCGGCGTCAGCTCGGAGCTCCTGGCCGACCGCATCGCCGAGCGGACGGGGCGGCGGCCGCTGGTGGTCCACGACCGCCAGGCCATGGTGGAGCTCTTGCGCCAGAGCGCCCGCGCCGGCGACCTGGTGATC encodes:
- a CDS encoding acyltransferase: MWEWPRLAGFGRSVWNTAVITLGRWIPWLGLKNALYRRALGCRIEEGVAIAFGVTLDLFLPQRIRIGANSLIGYNTTILCHEFLVDEIRLGDVDIGRNVMIGANCTILPGVRIGDGAVVAAGSLVNRDVPPGERWGGVPARPLGGAGRV
- the murC gene encoding UDP-N-acetylmuramate--L-alanine ligase, whose product is MVALHRVHFLGAGGYGMSALAEVLLARGFEVSGCDLRPNAKTERLVARGMRFEARHDPAHLEGVSALVYTSDVPPDNPELAAARQRRIAILHRSELLAWVLHERRGIAVTGSHGKTTTSSMIGLILERAGLDPTLVIGGEPSYLGTCGKQGGGAFCVAEACESDASFLRYHPEIAVVTNVEPEHLDHYGYDFRRLLEAFGRFLGNVPPGGAAVVNADDAGLMAQTEGLLCRLVTYGLESPEAEWSAADIELGPERTRFTLLRRGSPLAEVELRVPGRHNVANALAAVAAAEAAGVDPRLAAEVLGEYAGAHRRFEILGVSDGVTVVDDYAHHPTEIRATLRAARQRTRGRVLAAFQPQRYTRTQLLLDEFSTAFQEADEVLLADIYSPPGERAIPGVSSELLADRIAERTGRRPLVVHDRQAMVELLRQSARAGDLVITMGAGDIDQVGHALVKELARLHAS